A genomic segment from Anabas testudineus chromosome 6, fAnaTes1.2, whole genome shotgun sequence encodes:
- the LOC113165650 gene encoding homeodomain-interacting protein kinase 2-like, with amino-acid sequence MALQVKERDILHSDSTRYLVMNFSGEGCFGKVAKCLDLVTAKMAAVKILKKGEEHFIQSEVEMLEAIRTLDPDKTNIVRFIESFTFQNLSCLVFENLDRSLWDLMKERRWYPMHLSEIRPVIQQLLVAFQALKGLGIMHTDLKPDNVMLVNHKDKPFKIKLIDFGLALPEWQVQPGMVIQPFSYRAPEVTLGLPLSTAVDMWGVGCIMAHMYFGQSLFPSDCAYHYLQVILHLLGQPDHWHLHSGRNVWKYFTRDPGNPKWRLRTPTEYEVVTVRMTPSEAMTHNFVTMAHLVDDKGTSTYADIAFQFMKASCMSQLDETDTAEIATQDSSGNEDSEDLGLYLSDYSNTVLTPSRPKTPTFNFQNQESEPNSDKSDHLDNGSSFVGDLNSTRTSGYYRNIDVSSDLVPSTDKSSLPKFSIEDDIEPASSHYSYRESSTDLSSNEDTAATDHRDGARNTTTSSKDETGIAATLDEDNTSTNCVSASDPTDVAATATSSKDGAATTTRVPDAADDNTDPDGADTSTGPDVATIKTGTDGAQQNTFFKRARKFFGRMRKRVRSVFICGKVELADDSLSTINREEQIING; translated from the exons ATGGCACTTCAGGTAAAGGAGCGTGACATACTCCACAGTGATTCCACACGCTACCTGGTAATGAACTTCAGTGGAGAAGGATGCTTTGGAAAAGTCGCCAAGTGTCTTGATTTAGTAACGGCCAAGATGGCAGCGGTGAAAATCCTTAAAAAAGGTGAAGAACACTTCATTCAAAGTGAAGTGGAAATGCTGGAAGCAATCAGGACCCTGGAcccagataaaacaaacattgtgaGATTCATAGAGAGCTTCACATTCCAAAACCTCTCTTGTCTGGTGTTTGAAAATCTGGACCGAAGCCTTTGGGACCTGATGAAGGAGAGACGATGGTATCCAATGCATCTTAGTGAAATTCGCCCAGTGATCCAGCAGTTACTGGTTGCTTTTCAGGCCCTGAAGGGTCTCGGCATCATGCACACAGACTTGAAACCTGACAATGTGATGCTGGTGAACCACAAGGACAAACCATTCAAGATCAAGCTCATCGACTTTGGTCTGGCTCTTCCAGAGTGGCAAGTACAGCCTGGTATGGTAATACAGCCTTTCTCATACAGGGCTCCAGAAGTAACCCTGGGCCTTCCCTTGTCCACAGCTGTTGACATGTGGGGAGTGGGTTGCATTATGGCACATATGTACTTTGGACAGAGCCTGTTTCCCAGCGACTGTGCATACCATTACTTGCAAGTCATACTGCACCTCCTGGGGCAACCAGACCACTGGCATCTGCATTCAGGAAGAAATGTATGGAAGTATTTCACCCGGGACCCCGGCAATCCAAAATGGAGACTTAGGACGCCAACAGAATACGAGGTTGTCACAG TGAGGATGACTCCCAGTGAAGCCATGACACACAATTTTGTTACAATGGCTCATCTGGTAGATGACAAGGGAACCAGTACTTATGCAGATATTGCCTTTCAGTTCATGAAAGCGTCCTGCATGTCTCAATTAGATGAAACTGACACCGCTGAAATAGCCACACAGGATTCTAGTGGCAACGAAGACTCAGAAGACCTTGGACTGTATTTGTCTGATTATTCAAATACTGTGCTTACACCTAGTAGACCAAAGACCCCTACTTTCAATTTCCAAAATCAAGAGAGTGAGCCCAACAGTGACAAATCAGACCACTTGGACAATGGGAGTTCATTTGTGGGTGATTTAAACAGTACACGCACAAGTGGTTACTATAGAAATATTGATGTTTCCAGTGATCTGGTGCCATCTACTGATAAATCATCCCTCCCAAAATTCAGTATTGAAGATGACATAGAGCCAGCATCTTCTCACTATTCATACAGAGAATCATCCACTGACCTGTCCAGCAATGAAGATACAGCAGCAACCGACCATCGTGATGGAGCCAGAAATACCACGACTTCCAGTAAGGACGAGACAGGCATCGCCGCTACTCTTGATGAAGACAACACAAGCACtaactgtgtgtctgcatctgaCCCAACTGATGTAGCTGCGACCGCCACTTCTTCAAAAGATGGAGCAGCCACTACCACCAGAGtccctgatgctgctgatgacaACACTGACCCTGATGGAGCCGATACCAGCACTGGACCCGACGTAGCCACTATAAAGACTGGAACTGATGGAGCCCAGCAGAACACTTTCTTCAAAAGAGCCCGCAAATTCTTCGGCAGAATGAGGAAGAGAGTACGTTCCGTCTTTATATGTGGAAAGGTCGAGTTGGCAGATGATTCACTATCAACCATTAATAGGGAAGAACAAATTATTAATGGTTGA